One stretch of Pigmentiphaga aceris DNA includes these proteins:
- a CDS encoding class I SAM-dependent methyltransferase, which produces MSKVHTAAQQGFSTSAQAYVRGRPEYPAEIVDWLTKELGLGAGKTVIDLGAGTGKFTKLLTKTGATVLAVEPVDAMREQLGTALPAVQTFAGTAQAMPLPDASADAVVCAQAFHWFATTEALAEIHRVLKPGGQLGLVWNVRDESVDWVAALTRLVTPYEGDAPRFYKGDWRKPFDGSFFTPLLETAFPYEHVGSAEDVIVDRFLSVSFIAALPDDQKAHVAAQLRALVAAYPALQGDTVSFPYRTQVYRATRLAD; this is translated from the coding sequence ATGAGCAAGGTGCACACCGCCGCCCAGCAGGGCTTCTCGACCTCGGCCCAGGCCTATGTCCGTGGCCGTCCTGAATACCCGGCCGAGATTGTGGACTGGCTGACCAAGGAACTGGGTCTGGGCGCCGGCAAGACGGTGATCGACTTGGGGGCGGGGACGGGCAAGTTCACCAAGCTGCTGACCAAGACGGGCGCAACCGTGCTCGCGGTCGAACCCGTGGATGCCATGCGTGAACAGCTGGGCACGGCCTTGCCTGCGGTGCAGACCTTCGCCGGCACTGCGCAGGCCATGCCTTTGCCGGATGCATCTGCCGATGCCGTGGTCTGCGCTCAGGCTTTCCATTGGTTTGCAACCACAGAAGCGCTGGCCGAGATCCATCGTGTGCTCAAACCCGGTGGACAGCTTGGCTTGGTGTGGAACGTGCGCGATGAATCGGTGGACTGGGTGGCGGCCTTGACGCGTTTGGTCACCCCCTACGAGGGCGATGCGCCACGCTTCTACAAAGGTGACTGGCGCAAGCCTTTCGATGGCAGCTTTTTCACCCCGTTGCTGGAGACTGCCTTTCCGTATGAACACGTGGGCAGTGCCGAGGACGTGATCGTCGACCGTTTCCTGTCGGTAAGCTTCATCGCCGCCTTGCCAGACGATCAGAAAGCCCACGTGGCAGCGCAACTGCGCGCCCTGGTGGCCGCCTATCCGGCGCTGCAAGGGGACACGGTGTCGTTCCCGTATCGCACGCAGGTTTATCGCGCCACGCGATTGGCTGATTGA
- the phnD gene encoding phosphonate ABC transporter substrate-binding protein, with amino-acid sequence MIKKLCATLAIGLGMTGVSMAQDINFGIISTEATQNLKGDWEPLIADMSRETGMKVTAFFAPDYAGIIEGMRFNKVQLAWLGNKSAMEAVDRAKGEVFAQMVNADGTQGYYSHLIVHKDSPVNNLQDMLGQAKNLSFGNGDPNSTSGFLVPGFYVFAQNKVDAKTIFKVTRSANHESNALAVANKQVDVATNNSENLDKIKQRYPDKFNDIKIIWTSPLIALDPLVMRSDLPADQKAKLTKFFLSYGKDAREKEVLMKISKLWGFKASTNAQLLPIRQIDLFGQRSKIAADPVINETDKAARLAEIDKKLAALN; translated from the coding sequence ATGATCAAGAAACTGTGCGCAACCCTGGCTATCGGCCTGGGCATGACCGGCGTGTCGATGGCGCAGGACATCAACTTCGGCATCATCTCGACCGAGGCCACGCAAAACCTGAAGGGTGATTGGGAACCGCTGATCGCTGACATGAGCCGCGAAACCGGCATGAAGGTCACCGCCTTCTTTGCCCCGGATTACGCCGGCATCATCGAAGGTATGCGCTTCAACAAGGTGCAGCTGGCCTGGTTGGGTAACAAGTCGGCGATGGAAGCCGTGGACCGTGCCAAGGGTGAAGTGTTCGCCCAGATGGTCAATGCCGATGGCACGCAGGGCTATTACTCGCATCTGATCGTGCACAAGGACAGCCCGGTCAACAACCTGCAGGACATGCTGGGCCAGGCCAAGAACCTGTCCTTTGGCAATGGTGACCCGAACTCGACGTCTGGTTTCCTGGTGCCGGGCTTCTACGTCTTTGCGCAGAACAAGGTCGACGCCAAGACCATCTTCAAGGTGACGCGCAGCGCCAACCACGAAAGCAATGCACTGGCCGTGGCCAACAAGCAGGTCGACGTGGCCACCAACAACAGCGAAAACCTGGACAAGATCAAGCAGCGTTACCCGGACAAGTTCAACGACATCAAGATCATCTGGACCTCGCCGCTGATCGCGCTTGACCCGCTGGTGATGCGCAGCGACCTGCCGGCCGACCAGAAGGCAAAGCTCACCAAGTTCTTCCTGAGCTACGGCAAGGACGCACGTGAAAAAGAAGTGCTGATGAAGATCTCGAAGCTGTGGGGCTTCAAGGCATCGACCAATGCCCAACTGCTGCCGATCCGCCAGATCGACCTGTTCGGCCAGCGCAGCAAGATCGCCGCCGACCCGGTGATCAACGAGACCGACAAGGCCGCTCGCCTGGCCGAGATCGACAAGAAGCTGGCCGCGCTGAACTGA
- a CDS encoding DsbA family protein has product MILHYIFDPLCGWCYAAAPLVEVARSIPGLEVRFHAGGMMTGSNRRPITPEWRAHVMPHDLRIAKLTGQVFGDAYLDGLLNDLGAVMDSEPPTTAILAAEALGGRGLDMLARLQRAHYIEGRRIADPAVLTDMAVDIGMNPQAFTAFFGNVSGEATRYHISASRNLLEQVGGKGFPTFVLEYGRQRETLSIGSWLGQPDTWREYLLERVETAQD; this is encoded by the coding sequence ATGATTCTTCACTATATTTTCGATCCCCTGTGCGGCTGGTGTTACGCGGCCGCGCCCTTGGTTGAGGTCGCCCGCAGCATTCCTGGCCTGGAAGTCAGGTTCCATGCAGGCGGCATGATGACCGGCTCGAATCGTCGCCCGATCACCCCTGAATGGCGCGCGCACGTCATGCCGCACGACTTGCGCATTGCCAAGCTCACGGGTCAGGTGTTCGGTGACGCGTATCTCGACGGCTTGCTGAACGACTTGGGCGCGGTCATGGATTCCGAGCCGCCGACCACCGCCATCCTGGCCGCAGAAGCGCTGGGTGGCCGTGGCCTGGACATGCTGGCGCGCCTGCAACGGGCGCACTATATCGAGGGCCGCCGCATCGCCGATCCGGCTGTGCTGACCGATATGGCGGTCGATATCGGCATGAACCCGCAGGCTTTCACCGCTTTCTTCGGCAACGTGTCGGGCGAGGCCACGCGTTATCACATCAGTGCCAGCCGCAACCTGCTGGAGCAAGTAGGTGGCAAGGGCTTCCCGACCTTTGTGCTGGAATACGGACGCCAGCGCGAAACGCTGTCCATCGGGTCATGGCTGGGCCAGCCCGATACCTGGCGGGAATATCTGCTGGAACGGGTAGAGACTGCGCAGGATTGA
- a CDS encoding TonB-dependent receptor, producing the protein MTRFDRNSALSNAPRKPLALVIAIRAALACGLLGTGAGWAQTAPAATGVSTLTPIAVTGDAIPTAGDTLPPPAPGGQIARGGRLGVLGEQDAADVPFSVTSYTSALIESQQARNLSDVLKNNPSVQSSYGFGNFAEVFVVRGFPLLSEDVSFGGLYGIAPRQVIATQMIERVEVLLGANAFLSGASPSGSGIGGAINVEPKRAGDTPLNRFSVDYTSDSQVGGSLDVARRFGPDQAFGVRVNALQRSGDTGIDREDRNNTIGSIGLDYRGDKVRTSFDLGYQRLKVNQGRTVTYLGSALQAVPETPNASHNSAQDWSFSDLKSTFGMLRGEVDLSDSWTAYAGVGASRNEELGTYSSPTVAALNGAATASRLSVPFESDSVGAQFGVRGKVRTGPVSHSLNLGYSGVYRQTRTAFISGAAYTTNLYNPNFVTLPRATSSGGNFNDPGMRSRTRMHGLSVSDTIGVLDDRLLFTLGARRQSIDVQGFTYTGVRDANYNSSVTSPVYGVVFKPWDQVSIYANHIEGLQQGPTAPNSAANAGQVFAPYTSKQNEIGIKLDRGNFGAGVALYEIEQPSAITDSATRIYSVDGLQRNRGLELTVYGEPVRGVRVLGGIAFNDAKLKRTAQGTNNGHDAVGVPDYQATAGVEWDVPGVAGLTAQGQVVRVGPQAFNASNSLRLKAWTRVDLGVAYSTKVSGYDVVWRANVENVADRGYWNSATGGYLTQGAPRTFKLSATMGF; encoded by the coding sequence ATGACTCGCTTCGACCGCAATTCCGCCCTTTCCAATGCACCACGCAAACCACTTGCGTTGGTGATCGCCATCCGCGCCGCCTTGGCCTGCGGCCTGCTTGGTACCGGTGCCGGCTGGGCACAGACCGCCCCCGCCGCAACTGGCGTCTCCACGCTAACCCCGATTGCTGTCACCGGTGATGCCATCCCCACCGCAGGCGACACCCTGCCGCCGCCTGCCCCGGGTGGCCAGATCGCCCGTGGCGGCCGCCTTGGCGTGCTGGGCGAGCAAGACGCGGCCGACGTACCTTTCAGCGTCACCAGCTACACCTCGGCGCTGATCGAAAGCCAGCAGGCACGCAACCTGTCCGACGTGCTGAAGAACAACCCCTCGGTGCAAAGCTCATATGGCTTCGGCAACTTTGCCGAGGTGTTCGTGGTGCGCGGTTTCCCGCTGCTGTCGGAAGACGTGTCCTTTGGCGGCCTGTACGGCATTGCGCCGCGCCAGGTCATTGCCACGCAGATGATCGAACGCGTTGAAGTGCTGCTGGGTGCAAACGCCTTCCTGTCCGGCGCATCGCCCAGCGGCAGCGGCATTGGCGGTGCCATCAACGTGGAACCCAAGCGCGCCGGCGACACCCCCTTGAACCGCTTTTCAGTGGACTACACCAGCGACTCGCAAGTGGGCGGATCGTTGGACGTGGCACGTCGCTTCGGCCCTGACCAAGCCTTTGGCGTGCGGGTGAACGCCTTGCAACGCAGCGGTGACACCGGCATCGATCGCGAAGACCGCAACAACACCATTGGCTCGATCGGCCTGGACTATCGCGGCGACAAGGTGCGCACCTCTTTCGACCTGGGCTACCAGCGCCTTAAAGTGAACCAGGGCCGCACCGTGACTTACCTGGGCAGTGCGCTGCAAGCCGTGCCCGAGACCCCGAATGCCTCGCACAACTCAGCGCAAGACTGGAGCTTCAGTGACCTGAAAAGCACCTTCGGCATGCTGCGCGGCGAAGTCGATCTGAGCGACAGCTGGACGGCCTACGCAGGCGTGGGAGCCAGCCGCAACGAAGAGCTGGGCACGTATTCCTCGCCCACCGTGGCCGCCCTGAATGGTGCGGCCACCGCATCACGTCTGAGCGTGCCCTTTGAGTCGGATTCGGTCGGCGCGCAATTCGGTGTGCGCGGCAAAGTCCGCACCGGCCCGGTCAGCCACAGCCTGAACCTGGGCTATTCCGGCGTATACCGCCAGACCCGTACCGCGTTCATCTCCGGTGCCGCCTACACCACCAACCTGTACAACCCCAACTTTGTCACCCTGCCGCGCGCGACCTCGTCGGGCGGCAATTTCAACGACCCCGGCATGCGCAGCCGCACGCGCATGCATGGCCTGTCGGTATCGGACACCATCGGCGTGCTCGACGACCGCCTGCTGTTCACCCTTGGCGCACGCCGCCAGTCGATCGATGTGCAGGGCTTCACCTATACCGGTGTACGTGACGCGAACTACAACAGCTCGGTGACCAGCCCGGTCTATGGCGTGGTGTTCAAGCCCTGGGACCAGGTGTCGATCTACGCGAATCACATAGAGGGCCTGCAACAAGGCCCGACCGCACCGAACAGTGCAGCCAATGCGGGCCAGGTGTTTGCGCCGTATACCTCGAAGCAAAACGAGATCGGCATCAAGCTGGATCGTGGCAACTTCGGCGCGGGCGTGGCCTTGTATGAAATTGAGCAGCCGTCGGCCATCACGGATTCAGCTACGCGTATCTACAGTGTTGATGGTTTGCAGCGCAATCGTGGGCTTGAATTGACGGTGTATGGCGAGCCGGTGCGTGGCGTGCGTGTGTTGGGCGGGATTGCGTTCAACGATGCGAAGCTGAAGCGGACGGCGCAGGGGACGAACAATGGGCACGATGCGGTGGGCGTGCCGGATTATCAGGCGACGGCGGGGGTCGAGTGGGATGTGCCGGGGGTGGCTGGTTTGACGGCGCAGGGCCAGGTGGTTCGGGTGGGTCCGCAGGCGTTCAATGCCAGCAACTCTCTGCGGTTGAAGGCTTGGACGCGGGTTGATCTGGGGGTAGCCTACAGCACGAAGGTGAGTGGGTATGACGTGGTCTGGCGGGCGAATGTCGAGAATGTGGCGGATCGCGGATACTGGAATTCTGCGACGGGCGGCTATCTGACGCAGGGCGCGCCGCGGACGTTCAAGTTGTCGGCGACGATGGGGTTTTGA
- a CDS encoding TonB-dependent receptor gives MWVQKHMQVQTWARGCLTPVILGALLCAAGPVQSQVVPREPLAAVQPVHLQSGPLEDTLNRVSQQFGVTLSFDPALTRGRTSPALLGDYDIDDVLARLLAEHGLQALRDTDGAYTLRRLPGGVVSLPTIPVTARANESNASNTAVGQTSRSARFGALGTRDLADVPFSVTSYTRQTVQNRQAQTLGDVIRADPASQTALGHGNFSEEFIVRGFPLSASDVTFGGMYGVLPRQIIPANIIERVDVLKGANTFLNGIAPTGSGIGGALNIEPKRAGDKPLTEVTLDYTSGQVGGSIDLGRRFGDDAALGLRISSARRSGSTAIDDEHRQLKFDAIALDYRGEGWRTSLDLGRQRQTINGGRSVVYLSDAGVPPPPSTTINYGQDWNLSRLSTRFGMLRGEVDLAPDWQAYAGVGGSRTNEFGTYSSPTVNANGVGIAGRLTVPYRAENASFETGLRGRVQTGAIAHRLTLSASLSDIQTRAAYSRALPGFPTSLYDPPDVPYPVTTEIGGNLQDPGLTRRSRLRSIAASDTLSWLDDRIQLSLGARYQQIKAQTFNYRGINTSAYDRAALTPMLGIVVKPWQYLSVYANRTEGLAQGGQAPAAATNAGETFAPFMSSQYELGIKLEAAGLFWTASLFAIRQPNAYVDATSLRYLPAGEQRNRGAEITVAGEVLPGLRIVGGASFIDARLTRTGDRNTQGRHAIGVPSSQLSLGGEWDLPATWVGIDGLTAQGQIIRSGPQFANANNTQRLPAWTRMDLGLRYATRIRGHDVTWRANLENVTDRRYWASANGGYLTQGTPRTVKLAVTIDY, from the coding sequence ATGTGGGTGCAGAAACATATGCAGGTGCAGACCTGGGCGCGAGGCTGCCTGACGCCTGTCATCCTTGGCGCGCTTCTGTGTGCCGCCGGACCGGTTCAATCACAGGTCGTGCCACGCGAGCCGCTTGCCGCCGTTCAACCCGTGCACCTGCAAAGTGGTCCTTTGGAAGACACGCTTAACCGTGTGTCCCAACAATTCGGCGTAACGCTGTCCTTCGACCCGGCACTCACACGCGGGCGCACAAGCCCTGCCCTGCTGGGCGACTACGACATCGATGACGTGCTGGCGCGGCTGCTTGCCGAGCACGGCCTGCAAGCATTGCGCGACACCGACGGCGCGTACACCTTGCGCCGCTTGCCAGGCGGCGTCGTGAGCCTGCCCACCATTCCGGTCACGGCACGTGCCAATGAAAGCAATGCAAGCAACACAGCGGTCGGCCAGACCAGCCGCAGCGCACGCTTCGGTGCCTTGGGCACGCGCGACTTGGCCGATGTGCCCTTCAGCGTCACCAGCTACACCCGGCAGACGGTGCAGAACCGGCAGGCGCAGACCCTTGGCGACGTGATACGCGCAGACCCTGCTTCGCAGACCGCGCTGGGACACGGCAATTTCTCGGAAGAATTCATCGTCCGAGGCTTTCCACTGTCGGCCAGCGACGTCACCTTTGGCGGCATGTACGGTGTCTTGCCCAGGCAGATCATCCCGGCAAACATCATCGAGCGGGTCGACGTTCTTAAAGGTGCCAACACCTTTCTGAATGGCATAGCACCCACCGGCAGCGGCATTGGCGGTGCGCTGAACATCGAACCGAAGCGTGCCGGCGACAAACCACTGACAGAAGTCACGCTGGACTACACCAGCGGACAGGTCGGCGGCAGCATCGACCTGGGACGCCGATTTGGCGACGACGCCGCCCTGGGCCTGCGGATAAGCAGCGCGCGCCGTAGCGGCAGCACAGCCATCGATGACGAACACCGGCAACTGAAGTTCGATGCGATTGCGCTCGACTATCGCGGCGAAGGCTGGCGCACCAGCCTGGACCTCGGCCGCCAGCGCCAGACCATCAACGGCGGACGTTCCGTCGTGTACCTGAGCGATGCAGGCGTACCGCCGCCGCCATCCACCACCATCAACTACGGTCAGGACTGGAACCTGTCGCGGCTGAGCACGCGCTTCGGCATGCTGCGTGGTGAAGTCGATCTGGCACCGGACTGGCAGGCCTACGCGGGTGTCGGCGGCAGTCGCACCAATGAGTTCGGCACCTATTCATCACCCACTGTGAACGCCAATGGGGTGGGCATTGCCGGCCGCCTGACCGTGCCGTATCGCGCCGAGAACGCATCGTTCGAAACCGGCCTGCGCGGACGTGTCCAGACGGGTGCAATCGCGCACCGCCTGACCTTGTCGGCCTCGCTGAGCGACATCCAGACTCGCGCCGCCTACAGCCGCGCGCTACCGGGCTTTCCAACCAGTCTGTACGACCCGCCTGATGTGCCTTATCCCGTCACCACCGAAATCGGCGGCAATCTTCAAGACCCGGGCCTGACCCGGCGCAGTCGCTTGCGCAGCATTGCGGCGTCTGACACCTTGTCGTGGCTGGATGATCGTATCCAGCTGAGTCTGGGTGCGCGCTATCAGCAGATCAAGGCCCAGACCTTCAACTATCGCGGCATCAACACATCCGCCTATGACCGCGCAGCGCTGACGCCCATGCTGGGCATTGTGGTCAAGCCCTGGCAATACCTGTCGGTGTACGCCAATCGCACCGAAGGCCTGGCGCAAGGTGGCCAGGCACCGGCCGCAGCCACCAACGCGGGCGAAACCTTCGCCCCCTTCATGTCCAGCCAGTACGAACTCGGCATCAAGCTGGAAGCCGCTGGCCTGTTCTGGACGGCCAGCCTGTTTGCGATTCGCCAGCCCAACGCCTACGTGGACGCGACGTCTTTGCGTTATCTGCCGGCCGGTGAACAGCGCAATCGCGGCGCAGAGATCACCGTGGCGGGCGAGGTCCTGCCCGGCCTGCGCATCGTGGGCGGCGCAAGTTTCATCGACGCAAGGCTTACGCGCACTGGCGACCGCAATACGCAAGGTCGCCATGCGATCGGCGTGCCCAGCAGCCAGCTGAGCCTGGGCGGTGAGTGGGATCTACCCGCGACGTGGGTCGGCATCGACGGGCTGACCGCTCAGGGCCAGATCATTCGCAGCGGCCCCCAGTTCGCCAATGCCAACAACACCCAACGCCTGCCTGCGTGGACGCGCATGGACCTTGGCCTGCGCTACGCCACCCGCATTCGCGGGCATGACGTGACCTGGCGAGCCAACCTCGAAAACGTGACGGACCGCCGCTATTGGGCGTCGGCCAACGGCGGCTACCTGACCCAAGGTACGCCACGAACCGTGAAGCTCGCGGTGACCATCGACTACTGA
- the phnE gene encoding phosphonate ABC transporter, permease protein PhnE — protein sequence MLPSHGVTTPVPPAPKRSLVWYLSWAAMLLLLAASWDGADMRPLDLLRDSGNMVSYSAEFFPPDFTQWRMYVTEIVITLQIALWGTVLAVITAVPLALLASSNIVPWWVYQPVRRFMDACRAINEMVFAMLFVVAVGLGPFAGVLALWIHTSGVLAKLFSESVEAIDPQPVEGIRSTGASALHEIVYGVLPQVMPLWISFALYRFESNVRSASVVGMVGAGGIGVVLWEIIRGFQYSETCAVMLLIIVTVSAIDLVSARIRKHLI from the coding sequence ATGCTTCCTTCTCACGGCGTGACCACGCCTGTTCCGCCCGCGCCGAAGCGCAGCCTGGTCTGGTATCTGTCCTGGGCAGCCATGCTGCTGTTGCTTGCCGCGTCTTGGGACGGGGCCGACATGCGGCCGCTAGACCTGTTGCGCGACAGCGGCAACATGGTCAGTTATTCCGCCGAATTCTTCCCGCCCGATTTCACCCAGTGGCGCATGTACGTGACCGAGATCGTGATCACCTTGCAGATCGCGCTGTGGGGCACGGTGCTGGCCGTGATCACGGCCGTGCCGCTGGCTTTGCTGGCGTCATCGAACATCGTGCCGTGGTGGGTGTACCAGCCGGTGCGCCGCTTCATGGACGCATGCCGCGCGATCAACGAAATGGTGTTTGCCATGTTGTTCGTGGTGGCAGTTGGCCTGGGGCCGTTCGCGGGCGTGCTGGCCTTGTGGATTCACACCTCGGGGGTGTTGGCCAAGCTGTTCTCGGAATCGGTCGAGGCTATTGACCCGCAACCGGTCGAGGGCATCCGATCCACCGGCGCAAGCGCTTTGCACGAGATCGTCTACGGCGTGCTGCCGCAAGTCATGCCGCTGTGGATCTCGTTTGCGCTGTACCGCTTTGAATCCAACGTGCGTTCGGCCTCGGTGGTCGGCATGGTGGGGGCGGGCGGGATTGGGGTGGTGCTGTGGGAGATCATCCGGGGCTTCCAATATTCGGAGACCTGCGCGGTCATGCTGCTGATCATCGTCACGGTGAGTGCAATCGACCTGGTGTCGGCACGCATTCGCAAACACCTGATCTGA
- a CDS encoding LysR family transcriptional regulator codes for MDVLRLTLRQLQIFVAVARHGSTTAASAEIALSQSATSSAVNELERLLSLQLFDRAGKRLLLNENGRALLPRALALLDAAIGVENFAREGSDQMQSLRIGASTTIGNYLLPSLLGKFLGDGHRRETTDWKSTVAIGNTAAICESVAAFELDVGLIEGPCHETALQVTPWVHDELLIVAAPASVFAGPACKDQPPVTLAKLRETMWLLRESGSGTREATDQALLPHLRAYRRSIELGSSEAIMRAAAEGLGVACLSRWVVEDFIAAGRLCAVRSTLPTMMRQCHVVTHRDKQMTPVLRQFMAQLLPDVTGEET; via the coding sequence ATGGACGTCCTGCGTCTTACGCTGCGCCAACTGCAGATTTTTGTCGCGGTTGCGCGCCACGGCAGCACCACTGCTGCCAGCGCCGAGATTGCCTTGTCGCAATCCGCCACCAGCTCGGCCGTCAACGAGCTTGAACGTTTGCTGTCACTGCAACTGTTCGACCGCGCAGGCAAACGCCTGTTGCTCAACGAGAACGGTCGCGCCCTGCTGCCACGCGCCCTGGCCTTGCTGGATGCCGCAATTGGCGTCGAGAACTTCGCACGCGAAGGCAGTGACCAGATGCAGTCGCTTCGCATCGGGGCCAGCACGACTATCGGCAATTACCTGTTGCCCAGTCTGCTGGGCAAGTTCCTGGGCGATGGGCATCGACGCGAGACCACCGACTGGAAATCGACGGTCGCCATTGGCAATACCGCGGCCATCTGCGAGTCGGTGGCGGCGTTCGAGTTGGATGTGGGCTTGATCGAAGGCCCGTGCCACGAGACAGCTTTGCAGGTAACGCCGTGGGTACATGACGAACTGCTGATCGTTGCCGCACCGGCCAGCGTGTTCGCAGGCCCGGCGTGCAAAGACCAGCCGCCCGTCACCCTGGCCAAGCTGCGCGAGACCATGTGGTTGCTGCGCGAGTCAGGATCAGGCACCCGGGAAGCCACAGACCAGGCCTTGCTGCCGCATTTGCGCGCCTACCGCCGCAGCATCGAACTGGGCAGTTCCGAAGCCATCATGCGTGCCGCCGCCGAAGGGCTGGGCGTGGCCTGCCTGTCGCGTTGGGTGGTGGAAGATTTCATTGCTGCCGGCCGCTTGTGTGCGGTGCGCAGCACACTGCCGACGATGATGCGGCAATGTCATGTGGTCACCCACCGGGACAAGCAGATGACGCCGGTGCTGAGGCAGTTCATGGCGCAGCTTCTGCCGGATGTGACTGGCGAAGAGACTTGA
- the phnC gene encoding phosphonate ABC transporter ATP-binding protein — protein sequence METALRIKGLNKHFANGKHALRDIDLTVRRGEMVALIGASGSGKSTLLRHVAGLVTADAGSESLIEIDGRCVQRNGRISSDIRAVRAHVGFVFQQFNLVARLPVLMNVMVGLVHRMPWWRSLLRVFVAQERALALEALTRVGIADCHAQRASTLSGGQQQRAAIARTLVQGAKVVLADEPIASLDPESSRKVMEILARINREDRSTVIVSLHQVDIAVKYCPRVIALHQGKVVFDGPSATLTPALLRDLYGVQADEILAPAMAPNVPPQTAPQPAMAGWAAQTQVA from the coding sequence ATGGAAACCGCGCTGCGCATAAAAGGTCTCAACAAACACTTCGCCAACGGCAAACATGCCCTGCGCGATATAGATCTGACCGTTCGACGTGGCGAGATGGTGGCTCTGATCGGCGCGTCCGGCTCCGGCAAATCCACGCTGCTGCGACACGTCGCCGGCCTGGTCACCGCCGACGCAGGCAGCGAATCGCTGATCGAAATCGACGGCCGTTGCGTCCAACGTAACGGTCGCATCAGCAGCGACATCCGCGCCGTACGCGCCCACGTCGGCTTCGTCTTCCAACAATTCAATCTGGTTGCCCGCCTGCCCGTGCTGATGAACGTCATGGTCGGCCTGGTACACCGCATGCCCTGGTGGCGCAGCCTGCTGCGCGTGTTCGTCGCACAGGAACGCGCCCTGGCACTGGAAGCGCTGACCCGCGTCGGCATCGCCGATTGTCATGCGCAACGCGCATCTACTTTGTCCGGCGGCCAGCAACAACGTGCGGCAATCGCGCGCACGCTGGTGCAAGGAGCCAAGGTCGTGCTGGCTGACGAGCCGATTGCGTCGCTGGACCCGGAATCGTCGCGCAAGGTCATGGAAATCTTGGCGCGCATCAATCGCGAAGATCGCAGCACCGTGATCGTCTCGCTGCATCAGGTCGACATCGCCGTCAAATACTGCCCGCGCGTGATCGCACTGCATCAAGGCAAGGTGGTGTTCGACGGCCCGTCGGCGACGCTTACGCCCGCCTTGTTGCGCGACTTGTATGGCGTGCAGGCCGACGAAATATTGGCACCGGCAATGGCCCCAAATGTGCCGCCGCAGACTGCGCCGCAACCGGCCATGGCTGGCTGGGCTGCGCAAACCCAGGTTGCCTGA
- a CDS encoding YeiH family protein codes for MNRPASPSLATVGGPTTVSISGWMAKMWPGLALSAALACCAMWLGGSGWAQAHGLSALTLAIIMGMVIGNTVFPRIATVSTPGINFSKQRLLRAGVVLYGLRLTMQDVGLVGLTGVAIDALVIGSTFMLSCWLGVRWLGMERKTAMLIGVGSAVCGAAAVMGAEPVVKARAEQVTVAISTVVVFGTLSIFLYPLLFDLNAIWQFIPGGTHGFGVYVGSTIHEVAQVVAAGRAIGPDAAGAAVIAKMVRVMMLAPFLILLSAWLARDEAREGGDASGDGKRKMAIPWFAFGFVAVVLFNSLQVLPAAVVEVLLAIDTALLAMAMAALGLSTHLSAIRKAGMKPLLLAACLFVWLVVGGGVINRVMVLLLG; via the coding sequence ATGAACCGCCCCGCATCACCCTCGCTCGCCACCGTTGGCGGTCCCACGACAGTATCGATATCGGGGTGGATGGCAAAAATGTGGCCGGGCCTGGCGCTGAGCGCTGCGCTGGCCTGTTGTGCGATGTGGCTGGGTGGCAGCGGCTGGGCACAGGCGCACGGGCTCAGCGCACTGACGCTCGCCATCATCATGGGCATGGTGATCGGCAACACCGTCTTCCCACGCATTGCCACAGTCAGCACACCGGGTATCAATTTTTCCAAGCAGCGCTTGTTGCGCGCGGGCGTGGTCTTGTATGGCCTGCGGCTGACCATGCAAGACGTTGGCTTGGTCGGGCTGACCGGCGTGGCCATCGACGCCTTGGTGATCGGCTCGACCTTCATGCTGTCCTGCTGGCTGGGTGTGCGCTGGTTGGGCATGGAACGCAAGACCGCCATGCTGATCGGCGTGGGCAGTGCGGTGTGTGGCGCTGCGGCGGTGATGGGTGCAGAGCCTGTGGTGAAGGCGCGGGCCGAACAAGTTACGGTCGCGATTTCAACGGTGGTGGTGTTTGGTACCTTGTCGATCTTTCTGTACCCGCTGTTGTTCGATCTGAATGCGATCTGGCAGTTTATTCCTGGTGGCACGCATGGCTTCGGGGTCTATGTGGGATCGACCATTCACGAGGTTGCGCAGGTGGTGGCGGCGGGCAGGGCGATTGGCCCCGACGCGGCGGGTGCGGCGGTGATTGCGAAGATGGTTCGCGTGATGATGTTGGCCCCGTTCCTGATTCTGCTGTCTGCCTGGCTGGCGCGTGATGAGGCGCGTGAGGGTGGGGACGCATCAGGCGATGGAAAGCGGAAGATGGCGATCCCGTGGTTTGCGTTCGGGTTTGTGGCGGTTGTTTTGTTCAATTCGCTGCAGGTGTTGCCGGCTGCGGTGGTTGAGGTGTTGTTGGCGATTGATACGGCTTTGTTGGCGATGGCGATGGCGGCTCTGGGTTTGAGTACGCATTTGAGCGCGATTCGCAAGGCGGGCATGAAGCCTTTGTTGTTGGCTGCTTGTTTGTTTGTGTGGCTGGTGGTTGGGGGTGGGGTGATCAATCGGGTGATGGTTTTGCTGCTGGGGTGA